Proteins encoded within one genomic window of Scyliorhinus torazame isolate Kashiwa2021f unplaced genomic scaffold, sScyTor2.1 scaffold_1252, whole genome shotgun sequence:
- the LOC140407163 gene encoding 26S proteasome non-ATPase regulatory subunit 4-like, which yields MEEQRQRQEEEARRAAAASAVEAGIVTPSSEDPDDALLKMSIGQHDSAGSGLPDFSSMSEEEQIAYAMQMSLQPAEFGSREDLANVETATAMDTSEVSAKDEDNYDVMEDPEFLQSVLENLPGVDPNNEAIRNAMGSLQSQASKDNKKEKEEEKK from the exons ATGGAGGAACAGCGGCAGCGGCAGGAAGAGGAGGCGAGGCGGGCGGCGGCCGCATCAGCAGTCGAGGCGGGAATCGTGACTCCCAGCAGTGAAG ACCCCGATGACGCTCTGCTGAAGATGTCGATCGGCCAGCACGACAGTGCGGGCTCCGGCCTGCCCGATTTCAGCAGCATGTCCGAGGAGGAGCAGATTGCCTATGCCATGCAGATGTCTCTCCAGCCAGCAG AGTTCGGGAGCCGCGAGGATTTGGCAAACGTGGAGACTGCCACAGCCATGGACACGTCCGAGGTTTCAGCCAAG GACGAGGACAACTATGATGTGATGGAGGATCCCGAGTTCCTGCAGAGTGTGCTGGAGAATCTGCCTGGGGTCGACCCCAACAACGAGGCCATTCGCAATGCCATGGGCTCCCTGCAGTCCCAGGCGTCCAAGGATAACAAGAAGGAGAAGGAAGAGGAGAAGAAATAG